The stretch of DNA AAATTAATTCTTTTTCACGGTCGCTTATGTTAAGTTGAGTAACTTTTTCTATATTCTTTCTAAGATTGTCTTTGCCAAATGGCGTATCCGAACCCAAAATTACTTTACCTGCTCCGAAATGATCAATTGCCATGTATATTCTTTTTAAACTGATTAAAGGTGCAGGGGATATTTCAAAGTATAAATTGTTAAGTATCGTTTTATGCTTAATAAAACTTTCCAAACCAATCAGATGAGCGATTATAAAATTGACTTTTGAATATTTTCTTGCAATATCTATAAATTTTAGGATGTTACCAGTAGAGCGTAAGTGAATAAAAATTGGTATTTCTTTTTCCCGGGCAAAATTTATTATAACTTCCAATCCTGGTGAAGCGTACTCAAAGCTTTGGGTACATTGATGTAGCTTAATACCATTAAAACCCCAGGAGTTAAACTTTTCATGTAAATCAGTATCTATTTGATTTGAACTGGGATCAGCCAAAAAAAACTGAATTATTCTGTCAGGATACTTTAAGTATAAAGAATAAACATATTCGTTCCTTTGCATAATATCATCCGGCTGCTGAATTTTTGACAGTAACTTGATAATCTTATTTGCGCTAAGCAGAATATCCGTGGTACTAAAAATTTTAGCTAACCCCGGTATATAATTATAATTCTTTGGCCCATTATTAACCCCGGGGCAAAGCACTACTTTGTCCACATTTAGCTCATTTAATTTGGCAATAATTTTTTCCGATGCGAAGAATTCACCGCAGGAATGGGCATGACCATCAATAATCATTTCCGAGACCCCCACTCTTAATAAATTAGTAGTTATTACCATATCCAACAATCGGTTTATAACATTTTTTCTTACAACCACATACTTATAACGGCGGTTTCCAGTTCTTCGGCGGCTTTTATGGAAGCAAGAAAAAAAATAGTAATTTGATGATTAGTACTCTCCTGTTTAACGCCCCCTGCGGGGTTTTTACTTTTTGATAGATTACCCAAACTTTTCAGCATGAAAACTCAACCAATATATGTAACATTTACCTTTTATAAGAATAATATAATAATAAATTTAGGGGTGGTTGTTATGGGATATGGTTTATTTAGAGCTTTTTCCCTTTATCCAGCAGGGCAACGTACCCATGTGTAAGTTAATTGATAAAAATACCTGGGTAATTAATTTTACCCAGGTATCTTATCGTGAAAATACCCTTATTTTTATACCATAATACGTAAAATAAGCAATTTTGCTACATGTCTTTTATCTTGCGAAAAATGATTTCACCCTCATTCGTATAATCTCTGAGGCTTTGGGATCACTTAATATCAACAAGATCAGGATTAGGAATAATAAAAAGGGATTAGCTTGTAAACTTGGCAACACTGATCACCCCCATAATAATTTTACATAATAAATGACTTTTTTTATGTTATTTCAGTTAAATGTTATTTGTTACTAATAATTGCTATTTTTGGCTCTAATCTTTTGCCGTTTTTTAAACGCTAGTATAACCTTAGAACCTCTTTCCCCCACCGGCATCATGCCTGATCTTGAACGGGTTAGGTGACAGGATTTCTTTCACCCCATTGGCTCGGCAGACATGCCGGACAAACTAAAAAATGCGCCCGGACTATACCCAGCGCATTCTATTTACTTTTATACTTATGCCGAACTACAGTAATTGAAGCATCAACCTTCGAACACCGGGGTGCTAAGGTACCGCTCGCCGGTATCGGGCAAAATTGTGAGTACAGTTTTACCCGGTCCCAGTTTTCGACCTACGGTTACCGCAGCATGTACAGCAGCACCACCGGAAAAACCCACCAGCAATCCTTCTTCCCTGGCTAAACGCCTGGTCATGTTAAACGCATCTTCATCGGATACGGCAAAAGGCGCATCCACCAGTGATAGATCCAGGTTAGCAGGTACAAAACCGTCCCCTATACCCTGAATACCGTGGCGTCCCGGTTCACCCCCGGATAGCACCGCTGACTTCTTAGGCTCTACAGCATAAACTTTAATTTTAGGAAACTTATCTTTCAACACCCGGGCCACTCCTGTAAGGGTACCGCCCGTGCCTACACCGGCCACATAAGCGTCAATGTCACCATCAACCTGCTCCAATATTTCCTTGGCCGTGGTTTGTTCGTGGAACGCCGGGTTATCCGGGTTAGTAAACTGGTCGGGCATCCAAGCCCCGGGTATTTGCTTGACTATTTCCCGGGCCTTTTGCACAGCCCCGTCAACATCCTCAGCGGCAGGTGTCAGCACCACCTCAGCCCCGTAAGCACGGGCCAGTTTTCTCCTCTCCTCGCTCATTGAATCAGGCATGACAACAATCACCCGGTAACCTTTAACCGCGCCCACCATGGCCAGTGCAATGCCCTGGTTTCCGCTGGTAGGCTCCACAATAACGGTGCCCGGCTGGATTATCCCCGCCTTTTCAGCGGCAACGACCATGCCCAGTGCCGCCCTGGCCTTGGCGCTACCGCTGGGATTGACCATCTCAAGCTTGGCTAGTATTTGAGCCCCGCAGCCATTAATCACTTTGCTTAACCTAACCACCGGGGTGTGGCCCACGATTTCCAGGACATTGTTAAAAATATTGCCCACTATCTGATTCTTCCCTTCCATTTATTTGTTGACAGATGCTCACAGTGCTATTTACAATCTATATGGAGGTATTTACATTGTCTAATAACAATCCTAACGATGCTTATTTGGCTATTAGAACCATCATTGAAATCACCAGGACATATGATACGCTGGAAGATATAATGGGCCGGCACTTTGCCCGCTTTGGCCTGTCCCAGCCCAAGTTTAACGCCATGATGCAAATGCGCCAGGCTGGTGACCAGGGTCTCGCTTTGTCCGAACTGGGTGAGCGCATGCTGGTAACCAGAGCCAACATCACCGGACTAATCGACCGCATGGAAAGGGATGGGCTTGTTGTACGGGAAGCCGACCCCAAAGACCGGCGCGTATACAGAGCCAGACTTACAGTCAAGGCGACCAACCTGCTGAATGACATACTACCCATACATGCAGATTTTACCCGCCAGGTGATGTCGGTTTTAAGCATAGCTGAAAAAACTAAATTAACCGAATTATTACACAAGCTACGTATAGAAATGGAAAAAATATAATATAACGCAGCAAATTAATCTGCTGCGTCTATTTTTTTGCCTGCCTTTAATTGTAGCACTTTATCCCAGATAACCTCACTAAGTGCCAGCTTGTCCATAAGCGGTAGTGGCTCCACCGAACCATCGGGATATAATATATTTACAACATTGGTATCTGATCCAAACCCGGCACCTGTCTTGGTGACATCGTTGGCTACCAGCATATCCAAATTCTTTTTATTTATTTTCTCTCGAGCGTTGTTGATTAAATCCTCGGTTTCGGCAGCAAATCCCACCAGTAGTTGGTGCTTTTTTTGTTTGCCCAGCTCCATTAAAATGTCCGGGTTTTTTTCCAGCTCCAGCACCAAATCGGCATTATTTTTTTTAATTTTCTGTGCGGCCACGACCCTGGGACGGTAGTCAGCAACAGCGGCCGCCTTAATCACCACGTCCATCCGGGGATATAGGTCCATGACCGCCTGGTACATTTGCTCCGCTGTTTCCACGTTAATTATATTGACTCCGTCTGGCACCGCCAGCCGGGTGGGAGCAGACACCAGGTAAACTTCGGCCCCCCTGTTAGAAGCCGTTTCAGCCAGCGCATAGCCCATTTTTCCGGAACTGCGATTGCTAATATACCTTACCGGGTCTATTGGCTCGCGGGTCCCTCCGGCAGTAACCAGAACTTTACTCCAGGCCAAATCTTTGTTCGGTTTCAGTACATTCTTAATCTGTTCCATTATCACCGCCACATCTGCCAACCGTCCCGGACCCTCATCCCCGCAGGCCTGACGTCCCACAGCAGGATCCACCACCTTAAAGCCCAACCGGCGCAGTTGATTAAGGTTATCCTGCACCACCCGGTTACGGTACATGTACACATTCATTGCAGGACAAACCAGCACGGGGCAAACCATGGCCAGCACCGTAGTAGTAAGCAAATCATCGGCCAGACCACAAGCAATTTTGGCTATGATATTGGCGGTGGCTGGCACTATTAGTGCCATGTCCGCCCGGCGGGCCAGTTCAAGGTGCGGGTAGCGCCAGCCCGGCGGAGTTTCAAAGGTATCGACGTGCACGCGGTGGCCTGATATGGCTTCAAATGCCAGCGGTTTGACAAATTGCTGTGCCCCTGCGGTCATGATTACATGCACCTCGGCACCGGCCTTGACCAGACCGCTTACCAGATCCAAAGCCCGGTATGCGGCAATACCACCGGTAACTCCAATAACAAAAAACTTACCCGCAAGCATGAGTCACCCCCATTATTTTATCCCCTGCTTGGTTCTCCGGTACGTTATATTTCCCCGGACAACTTCATGCAGCGCCGCAGAAACAGGCTTACCGGAGACCCAGGATTCTTCTTGTTGATCCTGTTGTTGTAGAGCTATTTCCGTTATTTGACGCGCCCGCTTGGCCGATATCACCACAAGGGTATACCGGCTGTCTACCTTATCCATTAAATCATCCAGAGAAGGTCTATTCATGGCCATCGGAGCTTAAACCTCCAGTATTATTATTGTATTTTTAGAATATGCTACTACTGATATTTTAAGTATATACCCAGTGAATAGGATATTATTATGTAGATGTGCTAAACGTTAATAAACCGCTGTTTGCTGTAATCATAACGCACATATATATTTTTGATGCATTTTATCTAATTGATATTTTTAGGACTTGGTTTAGTATTTTTGTAGTAACGAATCAATATCAAAAACCCTGGGGCGGCACCTTTCCGCAGTGATTATAGCACATACCCTTTTAGTAGCAGCAACCAGGTCATCATTAATGACCAAATAATCATATTTGTGCACTTCTTTAATTTCCTTTTCGGCCCATTGCAACCGGTGTTCAATTTCCCCGGCGCTATCCGTGCCCCTGTTTGTCAGGCGCATTTCCAGTTCAGCTCGGGAAGGTGGAATTAAGAATATCAGCACACAATGGGGATACTTACTTTTTACGTTCAGCGCACCTTGGACATCAATTTCCAAAATTACGTCCAGGCCACGGTTGACAGCATCTATAACAGGCTGCTGCGGTGTCCCATAATAATTTCCATATACATTGGCCCATTCCAACAATTGGTCTCCGGCAATCATCGATTTAAATTGTTCCCTGGTCAAAAAATAATAGTCTACGCCATGACGTTCCTCGCCACGAGGATTTCTTGTCGTTGCTGAAATAGAAAGATGCAGATTATCCAATTCTCTAAATAAGCCCTGGCAGACCGTACCTTTGCCAGACCCGGACGGTCCGGATATCACTATCAAATTTCCTTTGGTTTTCATGAACGTGCCCAGTTAATCTTCATCATTTCCAGCAGAACTATCCTTATTGACCAGACGGTGGGCCACCGTTTCAGGCTGCACTGCTGATAATATAACGTGATCACTGTCTGTTATTATTACCGCTCTGGTACGGCGGCCATAGGTAGCATCCACCAGCATACCCCTGTCCCTGGCCTCAGTAATGATTCTCTTAATTGGTGCCGATTCAGGACTTACGATGGCAATTATCCGATTGGCTGAAACAATATTGCCAAATCCAATATTAATTAATTTTATTTCCATTTCCCTGCCTCCCCTATTATTCAATATTTTGGACTTGTTCCCTTATTTTTTCCAATTCACTTTTCACTTCCACAACGGTACGGTTGATAATTAGATCAGAAGATTTTGAGGCGATGGTATTGATTTCCCTGTTCAGCTCCTGTAGTAAAAAATCCAGTTTTCTACCCACCGAAGTGTTTAGCTCCATACAATCCGCCAACTGTGCAAGGTGACTTTTCAGCCGTACAATTTCCTCTGCGATACTGGATCGCTCGGCAAATATCACCACTTCAGTCTCTAGCCGGGCCTGGTCCTGTGGTCCAGCCTCCAGCAGATCGTGCAAACGCTGGCGCAGCCGTTCGCGATATTCCTCCACAACTACCGGAGAACGCCCTGCGATTTCGGTAACAAATGCTGCAATACGTTTTGTCCTTTCCTTGATATCAGCGGCCAGCAATTGTCCCTCATTGATACGCATGTCCATTAATCCGCCCAGGGCCTGTTCCAATGCTTCATTCAGTTGAGGCCACCATTGCTCCATATCCTCTTCGGGCTCTTCTAGAGTAAATACACCTGGCAACTGCAGCAGTTCCGTAACAGTTGCCTCCCCTTTCAATGGCAATTTGTTTTTAAGCTCTTGCACCGCCTGCACATATGAAGCGGCTAGAGACTCATCCACTTTTACCGATACCCTGTTTACGCCGCAGGCGACCACATTTACATATACATCCACCCTGCCGCGGGCAATTTTCTGTTGTATTACCCTCTTGATACGGTCTTCCAAGATATTCATAGACCTGGGCATACGCAGAAAAATTTCACAATAGCGATGGTTTACCGACTTTATTTCAATATTTATTTTTAATATATCCGATATTGTTTCTCCTCGCCCGAACCCTGTCATGCTTTTTATCAATATTCCACCACCCAGACTTGTTTAGTTGTATATATAGTATTGACTCTGGATACTAAAAATAATTTTTCTACCTAAAAAAAGAAATTCCTTTTAAAAAAAAGAAAATCAATGATATTCTTTAATCCTCATGCCAAATATAATATTTTTGCGCATACTGATGTTAAAACCATGTCACCTGGTATAGATTTAAAAAACGCGCCAGGGTATATAACCACGACGCGTTTTGCAAACCGCTAATAGCATGGTGCTTTGTGCTTGGTTATCAAGTATTGTTTTAAATGCTATTGGAGTTCTTTAAGCACCTTTTCAATACGATCCAGCCCCTCACGGATATTATCCATAGAAGTGGCATAGGAAAGGCGGAAACAGTTGTCATCACCAAAGGCCACACCGGGCACTATAGCCACATGTTCTTTTTCCAAAAGCACACCGGCCAGGTCAGAGGCACCTTTTATAGTCATACCGTCATAACTTTTGCCTAACAAAGGCTTTATCTCCGGAAACACATAAAATGCCCCGCCCGGGCGATTGCACTTGACGCCGGGAATAGAGCTCAATCTTTCCACCATGTAATCCCGCCGCTTGACAAATTCGGCAACCATTTGACGCACGGGTTCCTGGGTGCCGCTCAGCGCTTCCAGGCTGGCAGCCTGGGCTATGGAAGTTGGATTGGAGGTGGAGTGACTCTGCAAGTCGGCCATAGCTTTGGCCACCGGCAGCGGCGCGGCAGCGTAGCCAATACGCCAGCCGGTCATGGCATAAGATTTAGAAACCCCGTTAATCACCACTGTTAAGTCCTTCAAGGCCGGACTTAAAGAAGCAATGCTAACATGCCGACCGCCATCATAAATTAATTTCTCATATATTTCATCCGAAATAATGGCTATATTATTTTTTTCCAATATCTCTCCCAGGGCCGCCAGTTCATCTTGAGTATACACCGCACCCGTAGGGTTGCTGGGGCTGTTCAATATAATCAACCGGCTCTTGGGAGTGATGACGCTTTGCAGCTGGGCAGGCGTCAGCTTGAAGTTATTTTCCACTGTGGTAGGTACGATTACCGGTTTTGCACCCGTCAATTTTATTTGCTCCAGGTAGCTAACCCAATAAGGGGCGGGCAAAATTACTTCGTCCCCTTCCTGACATAGTACTTGAAAAGCGTTATACAGCGAATGTTTGGCTCCAGCGGAAACTACTATTTGTCCGGGTTCATACTGTAGGCCGTTATCATCAGCCAGTTTTTTCGCAATGGCCTTACGCAGCGGTTCTATTCCGGCCACCGGGGTGTACTTAGTCATACCATCAGCTATGGCCTTTACTGCGGCCTGCTTAATATTCTCCGGGGTATCGAAATCCGGCTCACCAACACCGAAGTTAATCACCTTGATTCCCCCGGCCATCATTTTTTTGGCCTGAGCATCAATTGAAAGGGTAGGGGAAGGGCTGATATTTTGAGCCCGCTCTGCTAAACGCATTTTTTATCCCGGTTTCTTATACCTGATCTAATATAACAGCAGGTTTTTCACCATCCGACAATGGGCGGTAGCCCTAAATAACTTAAGCTAAGGACCACCTAAGAAACCAGGGTTTCACTCCTCTCATAATAAAATCTTTAGGGACATTTTTTTTAGGGGCAAATATAAACCAGCTACGGTTAAAATTTAACCGGGCCTATATTCTTCTTCAATCGCTCCAGGGCCTCTACCATCCGCTCCCTTTCCACCGTCAGGGCAATGCGGAAAAAGCCTGCGCCATTGTTACCATACCCTGTACCCGGAGTAATAACCACACCAGCTTTATCCAAAACCAACTCGGCAAAGGATTCCGAGGTATGTCCGGCAGGCACCGGTGCCCATACATAAAACGTAGCCTTGGGTTTTTCCAGCTGCCAGCCCATACTGTTCAGAGCATCCACCAGTATATCCCGCCGCTCTTGGTATACTTTTTGCATTTGAAACACGGCGTCCTGAGGTCCGGTAAGACCTTGAATAGCTGCATACTGAATAGCCTGGAACTGGCCTGAATCAATGTTTGACTTGAGCCTGCCCAGCGCATCCACCACTTGGGGATGTCCGGCGGCCCAGCCAATACGCCAACCGGTCATATTATAGGTTTTAGACACGGAGTGGAATTCAATACCAACTTCCTTGGCCCCGGGAAACTGCAAAAAACTAGGCGGCTTGTAGCCGTCATAGGCCATTTCCGAATAGGGAGCATCGTGACAAATTAAAATATTGTACTCCCTGGCAAAGGAGATCACTTCCCGGTAAAACTCATCGCCTGCCACAGCACCGGTAGGATTATTAGGATAATTAATAAACATCATTTTAGCCCGGTTGGCAACATCAGTAGGAATGGCGCTTAAATCGGGCAAAAATCCCTTCTCCGCCGTCAATGGCACATAATAAGGCTCAGCACCGGCCAAAATGGCTCCTCCAGCGTACACCGGGTACCCGGGGTCAGGCACTATAACAACATCACCGGGGTTCAAATAGCAAAAAGATATGTGCGCAATCCCCTCTTTGGAGCCGATAAGCGAAACCACTTCACTGGCAGCGTCAAGTTCTACACCGAAGCGGTTGCTATACCACTGGGCCACTGCCTGGCGGTAAGCCAGCATGCCCACTGAAGAGGGATACTGGTGATTAACCCTGTATTCAGCTTGTTTTTGCAATTCCTCAATAATATAACCCGGGGTGGGCATATCAGGATCGCCAATGCCCAGGCTGATGATATCCACTCCAGCCGCCCGCTTTTCTTCAACTAATTTTTCAATACGAGCAAACAAGTAAGGTGGCAGATTTTTTACTCTTTGTGCCTGTTCAAATTGCAAGTTCAAAACAAGACCCTCCTATTTAGCACAACATTGTTTTGTAATGTAATTAATTTTATATATTGTCTAAAGGTGCTTTGTCTTACCCGATTGGATAATTACCGGTAAAAACCTGCTCGGCAGGGCCGGTCATATAAACATGATTATCTGTCGCCCACTCTATGTCCAGTGCCCCAGCGTACAGGTGTACCCGTACAGTTCTGCCGGTATATCCGTTGAGTACCGCCGCCACTGCAGTGGCACATGCACCGGTGCCGCAGGCCAAAGTGGGACCGGCACCTCGCTCCCAAACCCGCATGCGTACCTCTTTCTCATTTAAAACCTGGACAAACTCCACATTGGTTTTACGTGTAAAGGCCGGATGCGTTTCGACACGCGTTCCCCAATGCTCAAGAGGTACCGCAGCAACATCGGGCACAAATATTACGCAGTGTGGGTTGCCCATGGATACCGCGGTAATATTGAAAACATCATTATCAACCGCCAGGGGCTCATTAATCACCTGACCCGCAGGCCCGGCCATGGGAATCTGTTCTCTTTCCAAGTAAGGTGTACCCATATCCACCCGCACTGCTATAACTGCACCATTTTCCATAACCAGTTCGGGCACCATAATACCGGCCCCTGTTTCCACGGCCATTTTAGTTTTGCGCACCAGCCCCTGCTCATATGCAAATTTAGCCACGCAGCGAATAGCGTTGCCGCACATTTCTGCCTCGCTGCCGTCGGAATTAATTATCTGCATCGCAATGTCGGCTTCTTTACCAGGCTCTATCAGAACCAATCCGTCCGCGCCCACTCCGAAATTACGGTGGCAAACCTTAATGGCCAGCCCGGCCAGATCACCGGGCAAGTTCTTTTCCTCGTTCTTGTTAACTAAAACAAAATCGTTACCTAATCCATGTACTTTAGTAAAAAGCAAAACAATATTTCCTCCTCCGACCTTTTTCTCCCGTTTATTTTATACTATACTTCCCTACCAGTCTAATCTTTCCTGCCGATAATTTTTCATGTATACAGGATATCTTTTGAACATAAGTCGTATCGCTGCAAATAAGCGAGCATCGCAAAAAGCCGAGCCAACGCAAAAATTCAAAGTAGGTCTCATACAACTTTTCGAATAGACTCTAAAAAAAGCCCTTGAAGTTATTGTTAAACTTCAAGGGCTTGGTGCTTTGGGTGCCAGTGTTGAATATTGAAAGATGGTTAGATAGAAACTTGGAAACAAAGTTAAACCTTTATATAAGTCACCTTTTCCCGCAAGCGGCCACTCAACTGAACCTGGATGATACCGGCCAGGGTTGGCAATAGAGCTACGCCAACAACAGTCAGCCATTGGTGCAAGCTAAGTGGCACCGTGTGGAAAATCGGCTGTAAAAATGGCAGATAATTAACGCCCATTTGCAGAGTAGTGGAAATAAGCACCGCCCATACCAGGTGCGGGTTGGACATTACCCCAAGCTCCCGAATGGTTAGATGTTCCGACCGGCAAGAGAATACAAAAAACAGCTGTAAGAAAACCAGTGTGTTAAACGCCATAGTGCGGGCCAAATCCAGGTTATGCCCATCAGCGTAAGCCAGGCCGAATACCACCAGGGTCAACACCGCTATAACCATGCCGCTGCTGACAATGCGCCGGCCAAGCGCGTGGGAAAATATACTTTCCTGTGGGTCCCGGGGCGGTCGGCGCATAATATCACGGTCGATGGGATCAAGCCCCAGCGCCATGGCCGGCAAACCATCGGTGACCAGGTTCATCCACAGTATTTGAATGGGCAACAAGGGTAATGGCATTCCTCCCAGCACAGCCAGAAACATGACCAATACTTCCCCCACATTGCAGGAAAGCAGGTAACGGATAAATTTACGGATATTGTCGTAAATTCCCCTGCCTTCTTCCACCGCCGCCACAATGGAAGTGAAATTATCATCTGTTAACACCATAGCCGACGCTTCTCTGGTAACGTCGGTACCCGTTATGCCCATGGCAATACCAATGTCCGCTTCTTTGATGGCAGGGGCATCATTAACCCCATCACCGGTCATGGCTACCACATGCCCGTTGTGCTTTAATGCCCTGACAATCCTAAGTTTATGTCTTGGCGAAACCCGGGCATAAACACATACATCATCAGCTACACTGGCCAGTTCCTCGTCACTCATTTGCTCCAATTGTTCTCCAGTGAGCACCTTGCTGTCACGACCCGCAATACCCATTTCCCTGGCCACCGCCTGTGCGGTCAACTGATGATCACCGGTAATCATGGCCACCCGGATACCCGCCCGCCGGCAGGTGCGCACCGCGCTGATGGCCGACGGCCGTGGTGGATCGATCATCCCAGCCAACCCTACAAAAACCAATTTACGCTCAATTTCTTCAGCATCAAGCTGCTCGATACTGATCCCGGACGGTAGTTCGCGGTAAGCCAGTCCCAGCACCCGCAGTGCGCCATCTGCCATAGAGGAGTTAGCCTCCAAAACAGCATTCCGGGTACGGGTATCCAGCGGCACCGCATGTCCATCCCGTAAATAATGGGTGCACAATTTCAGCACAATATCTGGTGCCCCTTTGACCAGAGCCTCAGTTTTCCCACCTTCTCGATAGATGACCGTCATACGCTTGCGTTCCGAATCAAAGGGTATTTCAGCCAGGCGACGCGCTTTTTTTTCCAAACGTTCCCGCCAAGAACCGGCCTTGGCCGCCAGCACAAGCAGCGCCCCCTCGGTGGGATCTCCCTCAACATGCCATGATGTATCTTTACCCTTCCCTAACTTTCTAAACAAACCGCCAACGGAAATATTATCTTTATACAGGGTAGCATTATTGCATAAAGCCGCCACGCTCATTAATTTATCGAAGTCCGGCCCATCAGACCCGGTTTCACCTGAAAATTTACCTTTAGGATCATAACCTTCCCCGCTAACTTCCAATTCACCGCTGGCAAGGTACACACGGCGCACGGTCATTTCGTTTTTCGTCAAGGTACCGGTCTTGTCGGAGCAAATAAATGTAGCACAGCCCAGGGTTTCAACGGCGGGCAGACGCCTAATAATGGCATGCCTTCTAATCATCCGCTGCACCCCGATGGCCAAAGCTACAGTTACAATGGCGGGCAAACCCTCGGGGATAGCCGCCACTGCCAGGCTGACACCGGTAAGGAACATTTGGTAAACCGCTTCACCTCGCAGTACACCAACCACGACCACCATGGCACATACGGCCAGGCAAAAAAACACCAGCCCGCGGCCCAGTTGAGCTAATCTTTTTTGCAGCGGCGTGGGCTCCTGTTCAGCTTCCTGAA from Desulfoscipio gibsoniae DSM 7213 encodes:
- a CDS encoding amidohydrolase family protein — translated: MIIDGHAHSCGEFFASEKIIAKLNELNVDKVVLCPGVNNGPKNYNYIPGLAKIFSTTDILLSANKIIKLLSKIQQPDDIMQRNEYVYSLYLKYPDRIIQFFLADPSSNQIDTDLHEKFNSWGFNGIKLHQCTQSFEYASPGLEVIINFAREKEIPIFIHLRSTGNILKFIDIARKYSKVNFIIAHLIGLESFIKHKTILNNLYFEISPAPLISLKRIYMAIDHFGAGKVILGSDTPFGKDNLRKNIEKVTQLNISDREKELILGGNLQRILKL
- the cysK gene encoding cysteine synthase A encodes the protein MGNIFNNVLEIVGHTPVVRLSKVINGCGAQILAKLEMVNPSGSAKARAALGMVVAAEKAGIIQPGTVIVEPTSGNQGIALAMVGAVKGYRVIVVMPDSMSEERRKLARAYGAEVVLTPAAEDVDGAVQKAREIVKQIPGAWMPDQFTNPDNPAFHEQTTAKEILEQVDGDIDAYVAGVGTGGTLTGVARVLKDKFPKIKVYAVEPKKSAVLSGGEPGRHGIQGIGDGFVPANLDLSLVDAPFAVSDEDAFNMTRRLAREEGLLVGFSGGAAVHAAVTVGRKLGPGKTVLTILPDTGERYLSTPVFEG
- a CDS encoding MarR family winged helix-turn-helix transcriptional regulator, translated to MSNNNPNDAYLAIRTIIEITRTYDTLEDIMGRHFARFGLSQPKFNAMMQMRQAGDQGLALSELGERMLVTRANITGLIDRMERDGLVVREADPKDRRVYRARLTVKATNLLNDILPIHADFTRQVMSVLSIAEKTKLTELLHKLRIEMEKI
- the coaBC gene encoding bifunctional phosphopantothenoylcysteine decarboxylase/phosphopantothenate--cysteine ligase CoaBC, whose amino-acid sequence is MLAGKFFVIGVTGGIAAYRALDLVSGLVKAGAEVHVIMTAGAQQFVKPLAFEAISGHRVHVDTFETPPGWRYPHLELARRADMALIVPATANIIAKIACGLADDLLTTTVLAMVCPVLVCPAMNVYMYRNRVVQDNLNQLRRLGFKVVDPAVGRQACGDEGPGRLADVAVIMEQIKNVLKPNKDLAWSKVLVTAGGTREPIDPVRYISNRSSGKMGYALAETASNRGAEVYLVSAPTRLAVPDGVNIINVETAEQMYQAVMDLYPRMDVVIKAAAVADYRPRVVAAQKIKKNNADLVLELEKNPDILMELGKQKKHQLLVGFAAETEDLINNAREKINKKNLDMLVANDVTKTGAGFGSDTNVVNILYPDGSVEPLPLMDKLALSEVIWDKVLQLKAGKKIDAAD
- the rpoZ gene encoding DNA-directed RNA polymerase subunit omega is translated as MNRPSLDDLMDKVDSRYTLVVISAKRARQITEIALQQQDQQEESWVSGKPVSAALHEVVRGNITYRRTKQGIK
- the gmk gene encoding guanylate kinase → MKTKGNLIVISGPSGSGKGTVCQGLFRELDNLHLSISATTRNPRGEERHGVDYYFLTREQFKSMIAGDQLLEWANVYGNYYGTPQQPVIDAVNRGLDVILEIDVQGALNVKSKYPHCVLIFLIPPSRAELEMRLTNRGTDSAGEIEHRLQWAEKEIKEVHKYDYLVINDDLVAATKRVCAIITAERCRPRVFDIDSLLQKY
- the remA gene encoding extracellular matrix/biofilm regulator RemA, translated to MEIKLINIGFGNIVSANRIIAIVSPESAPIKRIITEARDRGMLVDATYGRRTRAVIITDSDHVILSAVQPETVAHRLVNKDSSAGNDED
- a CDS encoding YicC/YloC family endoribonuclease, which gives rise to MIKSMTGFGRGETISDILKINIEIKSVNHRYCEIFLRMPRSMNILEDRIKRVIQQKIARGRVDVYVNVVACGVNRVSVKVDESLAASYVQAVQELKNKLPLKGEATVTELLQLPGVFTLEEPEEDMEQWWPQLNEALEQALGGLMDMRINEGQLLAADIKERTKRIAAFVTEIAGRSPVVVEEYRERLRQRLHDLLEAGPQDQARLETEVVIFAERSSIAEEIVRLKSHLAQLADCMELNTSVGRKLDFLLQELNREINTIASKSSDLIINRTVVEVKSELEKIREQVQNIE
- a CDS encoding pyridoxal phosphate-dependent aminotransferase, which gives rise to MRLAERAQNISPSPTLSIDAQAKKMMAGGIKVINFGVGEPDFDTPENIKQAAVKAIADGMTKYTPVAGIEPLRKAIAKKLADDNGLQYEPGQIVVSAGAKHSLYNAFQVLCQEGDEVILPAPYWVSYLEQIKLTGAKPVIVPTTVENNFKLTPAQLQSVITPKSRLIILNSPSNPTGAVYTQDELAALGEILEKNNIAIISDEIYEKLIYDGGRHVSIASLSPALKDLTVVINGVSKSYAMTGWRIGYAAAPLPVAKAMADLQSHSTSNPTSIAQAASLEALSGTQEPVRQMVAEFVKRRDYMVERLSSIPGVKCNRPGGAFYVFPEIKPLLGKSYDGMTIKGASDLAGVLLEKEHVAIVPGVAFGDDNCFRLSYATSMDNIREGLDRIEKVLKELQ
- a CDS encoding LL-diaminopimelate aminotransferase is translated as MQFEQAQRVKNLPPYLFARIEKLVEEKRAAGVDIISLGIGDPDMPTPGYIIEELQKQAEYRVNHQYPSSVGMLAYRQAVAQWYSNRFGVELDAASEVVSLIGSKEGIAHISFCYLNPGDVVIVPDPGYPVYAGGAILAGAEPYYVPLTAEKGFLPDLSAIPTDVANRAKMMFINYPNNPTGAVAGDEFYREVISFAREYNILICHDAPYSEMAYDGYKPPSFLQFPGAKEVGIEFHSVSKTYNMTGWRIGWAAGHPQVVDALGRLKSNIDSGQFQAIQYAAIQGLTGPQDAVFQMQKVYQERRDILVDALNSMGWQLEKPKATFYVWAPVPAGHTSESFAELVLDKAGVVITPGTGYGNNGAGFFRIALTVERERMVEALERLKKNIGPVKF